Within the Silurus meridionalis isolate SWU-2019-XX chromosome 2, ASM1480568v1, whole genome shotgun sequence genome, the region gtagtgtactgtattttgttaatcatttaaaacattacaaaacacaatttagcaaaacagagcaatttacactactatacaatatacagtatgtacaccGAACAGCTATAACATTGGGACATTATAACGTTCTGAGCAGCGAAGAGAATAACACTGATAATCTCTGCATCCTGGCACCTGCTAGTTGGTGAAATATACTAGGCAGCgaatgaacattttgtcatcgaagttgacgtgttaggaccaggaaaaatgggcaagcatacgGATTTGAGCGAATCTGACGAGGGCCCAATTGGGATAGCTAgaagactgggtcagagcatctccaaaactgcagctcttgtgggatgttcctggtcagCAGTGGTCAGCATCTATCAAAAGTAGTCCAAGCAAGGAACAGTGGTTGATTGATATACAGATTGAGGTCAGTgtgatccgatccaacagatgagctcctgtagctcaaactgctgagggagttaatgatgttaatgcAGGTCGGGTCTATATTGGCAACAAAAAGAGGACCAACACCATATTGGGAAGGTGATCATAATGTCATGGATAatctgtgtatatgtatatagtggTGGGCGTGTGAAAGAGCGAACACGCAAAAAACggaaaatatttgtacaattttgtcgtaaCGTTATCAAAAACGGGACTACTGATTCATGCTCACTGTCAGATCAAtgacctggagtgagtgtgctCATACCTGAAGCGATCTATGGTGCTCGCTGCTTTGCGCACTTTCCCATACACGCCTGTCTCGGAGCCGTCCTGATCGCCGAACAGCACCGGTGTGTTTCTCTGCCTCGCGCCTTCACACAGCACAGCAGCATTGAACATTAAACAATCAGGGAGAACGCGATTATGTCCTTCGATATTGTGCCTAAATAAAACTGCAACTCAGCAATATCTGACATTTGgtaaatgtgtaaaacataTCCGAGGTTTTGTATGTATTGGCTGCTCAGAACTGAGGGACATGAACTGGCTTGACTAACTGACCTGCTCCGTCCATGGCGGTCATGTTGATGTGGGAGCCGCCGCTCTGGCCTCCCTGCACGCTCTTCAGCTGCTGCTCGAGGCGCTCCAGCTGGAAGACGAGTGAACTCTTCTCTGTGCCAAGTGCCTCCAGCATGGTCTGTTTCTGGATCAGGGTTTCAGTGAGCTGATGCAGACGACCTTCGAGCTCCGCCTGGCTGCTGCTGCTCAGAGCCTTATTGGTCAGCTGGTGAGTGAGACacggaaagagagaaagagagataattTTTCAATCCAAATCCAAAGAGAATCCTGAATGTAATCTACATTTGCGCTTTGTGAtgcaattttgtgtgtgtgtgcgtgcgtgtgtgtgtgagatagagagagatgcaTCCAACCTGGTTCCTGAGTTTCTGAATCTCATCCTCTCGGTCTTTGATGCGACTCTGCAGCGTGCTTTTAGTGCGATGGTGTTCGTCCTCCACATAATGCAGCtcctgttatacacacacacacacacacacacacacacacacacacacacacttaaacaccaGAATACAATTTATACATCAGTTTGTTCATCAATGTGATTGGTTGAAACTAGGGTTATTCGATTAAACCAAATTCATTGTCAACAGATGGCGTTATCGATGAgtcgggacagtcgcactggatctgatctggcgtgactcgcgagcatcaggttgcgcaatcagctcGCTGAAGACATAGCGATGAATTCAATttaaacagtgcaaacaaacacttaatataaaagcagcaaataacagcagcagtacaTGATAACATTtctagtcactgttgtggtttttagTGAATGCTTATaaatttgtacaccaatgcatattttgttctttttttttcttttttaaagcctgttacatgctgcgtttctccgttccaTTCTTTTTCGTAGCATTTGTCTAATACAACAGTAACATATCtgttttcaaatgtgatttactGCAGCTATACTACATTCatatgcttgttttcaatgtttgtatattcaatatatgcatatcatttaattattatacaaaattcaattcattataaTCCAGATGCTTAtatttaagcatggttgtcaatttgccatctgcaattatcattaaaaacagtaaaaatattgatttacacaatttacaccttgctattttatttatttatcttttttacagaaagaaacaactctGCATGAGTGAATTTCTTCAAGGAGAAATCCCTTATGCagtcctcaacaagcagccactataagctttaaaatgtctaaattaaagagaGTTAACCTCAATATCtgttgtttgcatttttttaaagtacacttttatacataaatatactaAATTAGGGttgtatatagttataataagctaAACAgcttattacaattttttatgcAATAATCGCTAGTTGCAGCCATAGTTAAAACACATTCTAATGCAGATGTGGATCATGGTCTAAACTCTCTcccgcacgcgcacacacaggCAGCGCACCTGTTTGCAGCGCTCCAGTTCAGCTTCCACCTCTTGCTTCTGTCGGCTCTGTTGTAAGTTTTGCTCCTGTAGCTCCAGCTGCTGCTCTCTCCAGCTCTCAGCCTCAACCACAGCCTGGTTCTCCAGCTCCTGTGTAACGAACACAAACATGGCTATGATGATACGATCAGTGCGTGAAGACACacctcatgtaacctgtttataTGTGCATAAACACTACGCTGTTAAGACACTGCTTTTACTTTAATCATCATGGAGCTCTGCTCCTCTCTTTACCAAAGATTCTTATTCTTGCAGTACTGTACTATGACAAAGTTGCATTCCTCAATCTATGAAACAGATTCACTTGattatctttgttttatttctgcaaataGATTCAAGAGAAgtctgtttattttaacatgtttcttgtttttattatggAAGTGTATAAATGTGGGTAATTTCTTCATCAGCTCCTGCTTTAaacattcaaaataataataaaacaacaacaaaaaaaacattttatagctAACTGATGCTTCATGCTCATCTTAACTAGCTTTtttgacaataaataaataaataaaaacagctcaTAGTTTTGTTTAACGAATAAATACTCCTCACATCGGGGCTGTGttaaatcaaatattaataatatttggcAGTTTCTGAGTAGACAGATCACTGCTAAGCAGCACTAAAACTAACGCTAGCTAGCAAGATTCTACCTTCGTGACTGCTCCTGTTTGCACCAAATAGAACCATGTTAACTCCTAACAGGATTACAAAGAGTGTTAATTAATGCTGACTAGCCAAGCTGTTGACTAGTTTAATAATTGTTTCTGGCCATTTCTAAGCAAAAAATATGACCCCAAAAATGCTCCTTCTGAATAATTTACAGACTGTAAAGTGTCTGTGTTAACATTCTAGAACTTTATGGACCTGTATTTCAGAACGGAGGCTCTGGATCTGAGCTTGAAGTTTCTGAATCTCCTCCTTCTGGATCTCCTTCTCGTGCCGTAACTCCTCAAGCTCCACTTCGCCCGCTCCTCCGATGTCCAGCGCCTCCAAAGCCGAGCCCTCCTTCAGACTGCTGATCAGCTTTTCTTTGGACTGGAAACGTTTTAGAAAAAGCAAATAAGTCCATATTCcttttaaccattttttttttgtacagaatATGAAACTATAATCACCACTAGAGGTTGACCAATactggattttaccgataccgacagctaggttggattgtacttgccgataactgaTTAGTCAACcgatatttttaaaaattaataccggataaataaacaaacatatcaCTCTGTCATGTGTAAAATAGTAGTGAccttaattagaaaaaaaaatatttaaatgctctGGCCTTTGTGAAGACATTTAAAGATGGCCATTTTAAGCATGACTATTTGGATTTATGTGAAATGCTAACACTTTAATGCAAGAttccatttgtaacattaactggAGTTAATAAATGCTTTAGAAGTATTGTTCATTGTTTGTTTCAACATTTACTAATACATTTTAAGTTAATGCATTATGAACTAACATGAAGGctgtctcacgtgtaaaaaaacagcacgtggtgtcactaattcgcctctagaggccgctctcgtactgtataatgaaaGCGGACCTTCTCTAATGCAGACGCAACCAGGGGAATACTTAcggtactgtatgtgtttttgtctcagcaatcaactatcaatGCCAATTAATCGACAAAACCGATGAATTGGTCAACCACTACTCACTGAAACCCCTGAAATCCCACGTGAGACTGAGTTTCTCTAAAAGATGTTAGATGTGGTTGAGATGTGAGACCTGGAGGATACGTGAGGCTTTGTTTTTGTAGTCTTGCAGCTCCTGTTTGGCGTAATCGGCTGCGGCTCGAGCGGTTTTTGCCTGCTGCTGGAGCTCCTCTGCTTTTTGTCTTTCCTCTGCCACTCTGCGCTCGGCACTCGTCAACGACTCGGCCAAGGTCTGCCGCTCCTCTTCTGTCCTCGAAAGCCGCGTCGCAAACTCGCTCTAACACAGAAACAACAATCTGGGGTTCATTTGTGAACAGACGAACACCTGAACTTTATTGAGATGTTTTAGAAAGCAACTTGTCCACCTTGTATTTGATTAATACAGGATTACCAGGCTATTGTTAGCTATTAGGGGCGTAACGGTACACATACTTCTACAGAAAAGTTTAGCTACAGGATTTTCGGTTCTGTGCGTACCAAATGTAACCCTTTTTATGCACGCAACAAAGTTAATATCAGAGTTCCGTCACGAACATATTAATGGCGGATTACAAGTTTGTTgagtctctgcctcgcactttgagtatttgtctttttattactattattattatgcttgaAAACATACTCAACAATGttaggggtaaaaaaaaaaaaaaaagaaactagagttagcacagtgtcactgtggcatTTCACTCTGTACCAGTAATATACGATTTGTATTGAATTGTTTTGCACATGTGCGCCCACTTCTGGTCATCGCTAACagtagcgctatggattcttttgtgttttatgtccagcttcaagaacttctcttaaaaggagaaaatcctgacaatttcacatttcgagggagtgaatgaatgaaagatggaAGGAAGCAAGACATTTggtaaagtatgctgaaataagtagaccAGTTgtgtagatcatatctttagaaaattgaatattaaatataatacacacacactcacacacacacttatatatttaattttcttcgATCTATTGAATTTGtatcaatttaattgattacttaatttaatgAATATTATAAAAACTTCTAtaacattcatttgatttattccattttattttattattaattttttttaaataatataaaatatggttttatatattatttacccaagcaggcatttcatttaaaattgtttaaaatgatcccaaatttcactgcattaataaaaaaaatcaatcatttCCTTACCCAAACTGTGACCTAAAAACCGGGGTACCTACTAGCTATAGCTGTTACTGACCTGCATCTGTCTGTAGCTGTCCTGCTCTCGAGTCAGAGTTGCCTCAGCCTCTCGGAGTCTCTCCTGCACAGTGTGTAATGCCTGAGAGTGCAAACTGCTCCCCTCACTGTGGTCCTGCAGAATCCTGTCATCACAAACAccacatcatcatcctcatttgCAGGCACAAAGACAACCATTTGAACCATTTGTAGAAAAATATCAACAAAATTAGGAGGGGAGAGGTGAATATCTCTGTCGTTGAGATACCTGGTCCTCTCGCTCTGAGCCTCTTCCAATGCCGAGCTTCTGGCCTTCAGTAACTGATCCGCCTCGTCCAGTCGCACCCTGAGCACAGCCAGCTGAGCGTCCTTAGCTGTCAGGGCCTGCGTGAGATCATCAACCTGCGCCCTCAGCTCCCTGCCCATACGGTCTGAGCGAATCTGCTCCGTGTTCCACTTCTCAGATCGAGATCGGGACTGGTTCAGCTCTGTGTAAAGAAACAGGGAGGAAGATTAAATCTTGAGATGGATGCtccgatttaaaaaaaaagacagacagaaatgaatttattatcAAATAGGTTTCAATCTGAAATTAGTAATGTGAAGCCACGCCTCAATAATTAGATGCGAAGTAAACAC harbors:
- the golga5 gene encoding LOW QUALITY PROTEIN: golgin subfamily A member 5 (The sequence of the model RefSeq protein was modified relative to this genomic sequence to represent the inferred CDS: inserted 1 base in 1 codon; deleted 1 base in 1 codon), with amino-acid sequence MSWLVDLAGRAEDFLNKVDQGAATALVKHSSHSSSWQRSTPEPELTPYESRHIFTGQETHGLISAAAGNIKKSKATVLAGTANVSSKSSLGSAVSKSSSGSAVKASSNFVRPKRAEVDDDLLFDFLNSSDPPQSDRKEVRKDTAVRAPAVAEGMLLGQATVPSAPATPPSTQALSRTSSLGSLTASTHSAKTENDSARDGSQVDTLESSDSGLAAAEAAPDVQVMVESSSTQEEQLSQVVSGLRLENQLLXNEVSSLNQEMASLIQRTKDTQEELNQSRSRSEKWNTEQIRSDRMGRELRAQVDDLTQALTAKDAQLAVLRVRLDEADQLLKARSSALEEAQSERTRILQDHSEGSSLHSQALHTVQERLREAEATLTREQDSYRQMQSEFATRLSRTEEERQTLAESLTSAERRVAEERQKAEELQQQAKTARAAADYAKQELQDYKNKASRILQSKEKLISSLKEGSALEALDIGGAGEVELEELRHEKEIQKEEIQKLQAQIQSLRSEIQELENQAVVEAESWREQQLELQEQNLQQSRQKQEVEAELERCKQELHYVEDEHHRTKSTLQSRIKDREDEIQKLRNQLTNKALSSSSQAELEGRLHQLTETLIQKQTMLEALGTEKSSLVFQLERLEQQLKSVQGGQSGGSHINMTAMDGAGARQRNTPVLFGDQDGSETGVYGKVRKAASTIDRFSIRLGIFLRRYPMARVFVIVYMALLHLWVMIVLLTYTPEMHPQSHPDGR